In Triticum urartu cultivar G1812 chromosome 6, Tu2.1, whole genome shotgun sequence, the following proteins share a genomic window:
- the LOC125513895 gene encoding hsp70-Hsp90 organizing protein, whose protein sequence is MADEAKAKGNAAFSAGRFEEAAGHFSDAIALAPANHVLYSNRSAALASIHRYSDALADAEKTVELKPDWAKGYSRLGAAHLGLGDAASAAAAYEKGLALDPSNEGLKAGLADAKKAAAAPPRRAPSGGADAIGQMFQGPELWTKIASDPATRAYLDQPDFMQMLREVQRNPSSLNTYLSDPRMMQVLSLMLNIKIQTPQDSDFSQSSSPSQPPPQQQKQQPETKAREMEPEPQPEPMEVSDEEKERKERKAAALKEKEAGNASYKKKDFETAIQHYTKALELDDEDISYLTNRAAVYIEMGKYDECIEDCDKAVERGRELRADFKMVARALTRKGTALAKLAKNSKDYDIAIETFQKALTEHRNPDTLKRLNEAEKAKKDLEQQEYYDPKLADEEREKGNEMFKQQKYPEAIKHYNEAIRRNPKDARVYSNRAACYTKLGAMPEGLKDAEKCIELDPTFTKGYTRKGAVQFFMKEYEKAMETYQAGLKLDPNNQELLDGIRRCVEQINKANRGDISQEDLQEKQSKAMQDPEIQNILTDPIMRQVLMDFQENPRAAQDHLKDPGVAQKIQKLINAGIVQTR, encoded by the exons CGCTCGCCCCCGCCAACCACGTGCTCTACTCCAACCGCTCGGCGGCGCTCGCCTCGATCCACCGCTACTCCGACGCGCTCGCCGACGCCGAGAAGACCGTCGAGCTCaagcccgactgggccaagggctaCTCGCGCCTCGGCGCCGCCCACCTCGGCCTCGGCGacgccgccagcgccgccgccgcctacgAGAAGGGCCTCGCCCTCGATCCCAGCAACGAGGGCCTCAAGGCCGGCCTCGCTGACGCCAAGAAGgctgccgccgccccgccgcgccgcgcGCCGTCTGGCGGCGCCGACGCCATCGGCCAGATGTTCCAGGGCCCCGAGCTCTGGACCAAGATCGCCTCCGACCCCGCTACGCGCGCCTATCTCGACCAGCCCGACTTCATGCAGATGCTGCGGGAGGTGCAGCGGAATCCCAGCAGCCTCAACACGTACCTGTCCGACCCGCGCATGATGCAGGTGCTCAGCCTCATGCTTAACATCAAGATCCAGACGCCCCAGGACTCCGATTTTTCGCAGTCTTCCTCGCCGTCGCAGCCGCCACCGCAGCAGCAGAAGCAACAGCCTGAGACAAAGGCGAGGGAGATGGAGCCTGAGCCACAACCGGAGCCGATGGAGGTGTCTGATGAGGAGAAGGAGCGGAAGGAGAGGAAAGCTgctgctctgaaggagaaggaGGCAGGGAATGCATCCTACAAGAAGAAGGACTTTGAGACGGCGATCCAGCATTACACAAAGGCCTTGGAACTTGATGACGAGGACATCTCCTACCTCACTAACCGAGCAGCGGTGTACATCGAAATGGGCAAG TACGATGAGTGCATTGAGGACTGTGATAAGGCTGTGGAGAGGGGAAGAGAACTTCGTGCTGATTTCAAGATGGTTGCAAGGGCACTAACAAGAAAAGGAACTGCTCTGGCCAAACTTGCTAAGAACTCGAAGGACTATGATATTGCCATTGAGACTTTCCAGAAGGCTCTAACTGAGCATCGGAATCCAGACACTCTTAAAAGGTTAAATGAGGCTGAGAAGGCAAAGAAAGACTTAGAGCAACAAGAGTATTATGACCCAAAGTTAGCTGATGAGGAGAGGGAGAAAG GTAATGAGATGTTCAAGCAGCAGAAGTATCCAGAAGCAATAAAGCATTACAATGAGGCTATCAGGAGGAACCCGAAGGATGCTAGG GTGTACAGTAATAGGGCTGCATGCTACACCAAGTTGGGAGCCATGCCTGAAGGTCTTAAAGACGCAGAGAAGTGTATTGAGCTAGACCCAACCTTCACCAAAGGGTATACAAGAAAAGGTGCAGTTCAGTTTTTCATGAAGGAATACGAAAAGGCAATGGAAACTTACCAGGCTGGGTTGAAACTTGACCCAAATAACCAGGAACTGCTTGATGGTATAAGGAG GTGTGTTGAGCAGATCAACAAAGCTAACAGGGGTGACATAAGTCAGGAGGATTTGCAGGAGAAACAG AGTAAAGCTATGCAGGACCCAGAAATCCAGAACATCCTTACCGATCCCATCATGCGACAG GTGTTGATGGATTTCCAGGAGAACCCTAGGGCTGCTCAGGATCATCTGAAGGACCCTGGAGTAGCACAGAAGATCCAAAAGCTCATAAACGCTGGAATAGTCCAAACGAGATGA